A window from Pseudobutyrivibrio ruminis HUN009 encodes these proteins:
- the tuf gene encoding elongation factor Tu, with the protein MAKEHFDRTKPHCNIGTIGHVDHGKTTLTAAITKVLAERVAGNAKVDFENIDKAPEERERGITISTAHVEYQTEKRHYAHVDCPGHADYVKNMITGAAQMDGAILVVAATDGVMAQTKEHILLSRQVGVPYIVVFLNKCDMVDDEELIELVEMEVTEQLEEYDFNDCPIIKGSALKALEDPNGEWGDKIMELMDTVDSYIPDPQRETDKPFLMPVEDVFTITGRGTVATGRVERGVLHLNDELEIIGIKEDTQKTVVTGIEMFRKLLDEAQAGDNIGALLRGVNRDQIQRGQVLAKPGTVTCHTKFTAQVYVLTKDEGGRHTPFFNNYRPQFYFRTTDVTGVCELPAGTEMCMPGDNVEMTIELIHPIAMEQGLTFAIREGGRTVGSGRVATIIE; encoded by the coding sequence ATGGCAAAAGAGCATTTTGACAGAACCAAACCACATTGTAACATCGGTACTATCGGACACGTAGATCACGGTAAAACAACTCTTACAGCAGCTATCACAAAGGTACTTGCTGAGCGTGTAGCTGGTAACGCTAAGGTAGATTTCGAGAACATCGATAAGGCTCCAGAAGAGCGTGAAAGAGGTATCACAATTTCTACAGCTCACGTTGAGTATCAGACAGAGAAGAGACATTACGCACACGTTGACTGCCCAGGCCATGCTGATTATGTAAAGAACATGATCACAGGTGCTGCTCAGATGGATGGCGCTATCCTTGTAGTAGCTGCAACTGACGGTGTTATGGCTCAGACAAAGGAGCACATCCTTCTTTCTCGTCAGGTAGGTGTACCTTACATCGTTGTATTCCTTAACAAGTGTGATATGGTTGACGATGAGGAGCTTATCGAGCTCGTAGAGATGGAAGTTACAGAGCAGCTTGAAGAGTATGACTTCAATGATTGCCCAATCATTAAGGGTTCAGCTCTTAAGGCTCTTGAGGATCCAAACGGCGAGTGGGGCGACAAGATCATGGAACTTATGGATACTGTTGATTCTTACATCCCAGATCCACAGCGTGAGACAGATAAGCCATTCCTTATGCCAGTAGAGGACGTATTCACAATCACAGGTCGTGGTACTGTTGCTACAGGTAGAGTAGAGCGTGGTGTTCTTCACCTTAACGACGAACTTGAAATCATCGGTATCAAGGAAGATACACAGAAGACTGTTGTAACTGGTATCGAGATGTTCCGTAAGCTTCTTGATGAGGCTCAGGCTGGTGATAACATCGGTGCACTTCTTCGTGGTGTTAACCGTGACCAGATCCAGCGTGGACAGGTACTTGCTAAGCCAGGTACTGTAACATGCCACACAAAGTTTACAGCTCAGGTTTACGTTCTTACAAAGGATGAAGGTGGTCGTCATACTCCATTCTTCAACAACTATCGTCCACAGTTCTACTTCAGAACAACAGACGTTACAGGTGTTTGCGAGCTTCCAGCAGGTACAGAGATGTGCATGCCTGGCGATAACGTAGAGATGACAATCGAGCTCATCCACCCAATCGCTATGGAGCAGGGTCTTACATTCGCTATCCGTGAGGGTGGTAGAACAGTAGGTTCTGGTCGTGTTGCTACAATCATCGAATAA
- a CDS encoding GNAT family N-acetyltransferase encodes MELIRVQDSDYKKTYELFMTFEADENGFLNPVYGYNYDKFLEWIEIKRDWSMGKNLPEGFVPDTTFVLEDEDKYVAIFNLRHCLNDALREGSGHIGYGVGRAYRGKGYATKGLKLAINEARKKDIQEIYLSVNKDNTPSLKAQLANGAYIHHEDDTKYFTRIS; translated from the coding sequence ATGGAACTAATTAGAGTACAGGATTCAGACTACAAAAAGACTTACGAATTGTTTATGACATTTGAGGCAGATGAGAATGGTTTCTTGAATCCGGTATATGGCTACAATTATGACAAATTCCTTGAATGGATAGAGATAAAAAGAGATTGGTCCATGGGAAAGAATCTTCCTGAAGGATTTGTGCCAGATACTACATTTGTTTTAGAGGATGAGGATAAGTATGTGGCAATATTCAACCTGAGACATTGTTTGAACGATGCTCTTAGAGAAGGCTCAGGTCACATTGGATATGGTGTAGGAAGAGCATATAGAGGAAAAGGCTATGCTACAAAGGGATTAAAACTTGCTATAAATGAAGCCAGAAAGAAGGATATACAAGAGATTTATTTATCAGTAAACAAGGATAACACTCCAAGTCTTAAAGCACAGCTGGCAAATGGAGCATATATACATCATGAAGATGATACAAAATACTTCACAAGAATAAGCTAA
- the sstT gene encoding serine/threonine transporter SstT, with translation MKLVKAYNSVSLIIRILCGLLIGAVLGLLFDNLQVVSLLGTIFVGALKAVAPVLVFVLVVSALAQGNDKLDRRFGLVIILYMVSTFLASVVAVIGSYIFPQTIMLSEAAEAETVPTGVGEVLSNLLVNMVGNPIGAIVDGRYIGILFWAVVLGLASKRVASDNTKKVMEDFANIVSLAVKWIINLAPFGIMGLVYSNVSTNGLAIFTDYGKLLALLVGCMLVVALVIDPLLAAIVLRTNPYPLVFRCLKESGVTAFFTRSSAANIPVNMELCEALGMDKEMYAVSIPLGATINMDGAAITIAVMSLAAANTVGIHVSFATALILAFIATLAACGASGVAGGSLLLIPMACSLFGVNADVAMQVVAVGFIIGVVQDSVETALNSSGDVMFAATAEYSQWKRDGKSLPTFLGGTTKVDI, from the coding sequence ATGAAACTAGTAAAAGCGTATAATAGCGTAAGTCTTATTATTAGGATTTTATGCGGATTATTGATAGGTGCAGTCCTTGGACTACTTTTTGATAATCTCCAAGTTGTTTCACTTCTAGGTACTATTTTTGTTGGAGCATTAAAGGCTGTTGCACCTGTACTTGTATTCGTACTTGTTGTATCTGCCCTCGCTCAAGGAAATGATAAGCTTGATAGAAGATTCGGTCTTGTTATCATCCTTTACATGGTCAGCACATTTTTAGCATCAGTGGTTGCTGTTATCGGAAGCTATATTTTTCCTCAGACAATCATGCTCAGTGAAGCTGCTGAAGCAGAAACTGTACCTACAGGAGTTGGTGAAGTTCTTTCAAATCTTCTTGTAAACATGGTTGGCAATCCTATCGGTGCTATTGTTGACGGTCGCTATATCGGTATCCTTTTCTGGGCTGTTGTTCTTGGTCTTGCTTCTAAGAGAGTTGCCAGTGACAACACAAAGAAGGTAATGGAAGATTTTGCAAACATCGTTTCACTTGCTGTTAAATGGATTATCAATCTTGCTCCATTTGGTATCATGGGACTTGTTTATTCAAATGTTTCAACAAACGGACTTGCAATCTTTACTGATTACGGAAAGCTTTTAGCTCTATTAGTTGGATGCATGCTTGTTGTAGCACTTGTAATTGATCCACTTCTTGCAGCTATCGTACTTCGCACAAATCCTTATCCACTTGTATTCAGATGCCTTAAAGAATCAGGTGTGACTGCTTTCTTTACTAGAAGCTCTGCTGCAAACATTCCTGTAAATATGGAGCTTTGCGAAGCACTTGGCATGGACAAAGAAATGTATGCTGTATCAATTCCACTTGGCGCTACAATCAACATGGACGGCGCAGCTATCACTATCGCTGTTATGTCCCTTGCAGCTGCCAATACTGTTGGAATCCACGTATCATTTGCAACAGCTCTCATCCTTGCATTCATTGCTACTCTTGCAGCTTGCGGTGCTTCCGGTGTTGCTGGTGGTTCATTGCTCCTTATACCAATGGCTTGCTCATTGTTCGGTGTTAACGCAGATGTAGCAATGCAGGTTGTTGCTGTAGGCTTTATCATTGGTGTAGTTCAGGATTCTGTTGAGACTGCCCTTAATTCTTCTGGCGATGTAATGTTTGCAGCTACTGCAGAATACTCACAGTGGAAGCGCGATGGCAAATCTCTTCCTACATTCCTTGGTGGAACTACTAAAGTTGATATCTAA
- a CDS encoding methyl-accepting chemotaxis protein, with the protein MEGLKKTKRRGSIKFNLLVIIIPIVAVMMVGLVAISYQISSNSLRKEAEELLQTSIRSQKNDIESWMKDNLDSFKIFKNTIESTTPDEEGLKLILDGTVGYNSTFADGFYIGTSDGRLITGAGSSKTESNVRESNWYKEGSTRINMAYGEPYVNNDGVNVISATGMLNYGEGISVLGADVTLDKISVIVNSNVEMENAETFLVEATTGTIISNRDSTKVGANIADYSSDKFYSGVADSINSDDLSTKEINGNMTAFCEVSGTDWILVSFVPSNIILNDVRMLGKVLAVIAIVGILVLIVLIERTVHILINPVNKLSGVINTMTNGDFTMEVEVKGNNEITSMSEGIRDFAGTMQGLISKIGNIAVNLNNQADESNSVSREMYDASKMQETSMQGLNETVDGLASSINEIANSATTLAMVVTDTRTNGESVSEQMTETVSVANKGQKDMEKVSDAMSNIISSINDLQNAINDVGTASNEITEIVKLIGSIAEETNLLSLNASIEAARAGETGKGFAVVANEIGKLAQTSTNSVQQITELVYGIDNLVKDAEKKAEESVKSIDESSEYINNAVDTFSLIYQNIQQTNEMVAAMIEKVGEVDAVATDVAAISEEQAASADIILSTSEEIVKQSSKLTSNSEKVAKESEMLASTSVELDKQVHQFKI; encoded by the coding sequence ATGGAAGGGCTTAAAAAAACAAAACGAAGAGGTTCCATCAAGTTTAATTTGCTAGTTATTATTATTCCAATAGTAGCAGTTATGATGGTTGGTTTAGTGGCAATCTCGTACCAGATTTCTTCTAATAGTTTAAGAAAAGAAGCTGAAGAATTATTACAGACATCCATTAGAAGTCAGAAAAATGACATTGAGTCATGGATGAAGGATAATTTGGATTCTTTCAAAATTTTTAAAAACACAATAGAAAGTACTACTCCAGATGAGGAAGGTCTAAAACTGATATTGGATGGTACAGTGGGCTATAACAGTACTTTTGCTGATGGATTCTATATTGGAACAAGCGATGGACGTTTAATCACTGGTGCCGGCTCATCAAAGACAGAAAGCAATGTCAGAGAGTCTAATTGGTACAAGGAAGGCTCTACACGAATCAACATGGCATATGGTGAACCATATGTTAATAATGATGGCGTTAATGTAATAAGTGCTACAGGTATGCTTAATTATGGAGAAGGAATTAGTGTACTTGGTGCCGATGTTACATTGGATAAAATCAGCGTTATTGTTAACTCTAATGTTGAGATGGAAAATGCTGAGACATTTCTTGTAGAAGCCACAACTGGAACAATTATCAGTAATAGAGATTCAACAAAGGTTGGCGCAAATATCGCAGACTATAGTTCTGATAAATTCTATAGTGGAGTAGCTGATTCAATTAATTCTGATGATTTATCAACAAAAGAAATCAATGGAAATATGACAGCGTTTTGTGAGGTAAGTGGTACAGATTGGATACTGGTTTCATTTGTTCCTTCAAATATTATTCTTAATGATGTTAGAATGCTTGGAAAGGTCCTGGCAGTAATTGCGATAGTTGGTATTTTAGTTCTGATTGTATTGATTGAAAGAACAGTACATATCTTGATTAATCCTGTAAATAAGCTTTCAGGAGTTATCAATACAATGACAAATGGTGATTTCACCATGGAAGTAGAAGTCAAAGGTAATAACGAAATTACTTCTATGTCAGAGGGAATCAGAGATTTCGCTGGCACTATGCAGGGTCTGATAAGCAAGATTGGAAATATTGCAGTTAATCTTAATAATCAGGCTGATGAAAGTAATTCAGTATCAAGAGAAATGTATGATGCTTCAAAAATGCAGGAAACATCTATGCAGGGCTTGAATGAAACTGTTGATGGATTGGCAAGCTCAATCAATGAAATCGCCAACAGTGCAACAACACTAGCGATGGTTGTAACAGATACTAGAACAAATGGCGAAAGCGTAAGCGAGCAAATGACAGAAACTGTATCTGTAGCAAACAAGGGTCAGAAGGACATGGAAAAAGTCAGTGATGCAATGAGCAATATCATTTCATCAATTAATGACTTGCAGAATGCTATTAACGACGTAGGAACAGCATCTAATGAAATTACAGAAATTGTTAAGTTGATTGGTAGTATCGCAGAGGAGACAAATCTTCTTTCATTAAACGCATCTATTGAAGCAGCCAGAGCGGGTGAAACAGGAAAAGGATTTGCAGTTGTTGCAAACGAGATTGGTAAGCTAGCTCAGACAAGTACAAATTCTGTACAGCAGATTACAGAACTTGTTTACGGAATTGATAATCTTGTAAAGGATGCTGAAAAGAAGGCAGAAGAAAGTGTTAAGAGTATTGATGAGAGTAGTGAATACATCAACAATGCAGTTGATACATTCTCATTAATTTACCAGAATATTCAGCAGACTAATGAAATGGTTGCTGCCATGATAGAGAAAGTAGGTGAAGTAGATGCAGTTGCAACTGATGTAGCAGCAATTTCAGAGGAGCAGGCGGCAAGTGCAGACATAATCCTATCTACATCAGAAGAAATTGTAAAACAGTCATCTAAGCTGACAAGCAACAGTGAGAAGGTTGCTAAGGAATCTGAGATGTTAGCATCAACCTCAGTTGAATTAGACAAACAAGTACACCAGTTTAAGATTTAA
- a CDS encoding amino acid permease — translation MDSKKIKWSTLAFMAFSTVWGFGNVLNGFIYFNGIQSIFSWILMFALYFVPYALMVGELGSAFKTSGGGVSSWIFGTTGAKAAYYAGWTYWACHITYIASKSSGGLKALSWAIFRNGETYDSFPTLAVQLVTFAILILFCYVASRGLNPLKKLATIAGTSMFVMSILYIIMMFAAPAINPHADYVSMEFTRQTLIPQFNVKYFTSLSILVFAVGGCEKISPYVNKVENPSKGFPKAMITLAIMVMVCAILGTIAMGMMFDPAEINANFDAYNSNGSYWAFQKLGQYYHVGNSIMIIYALCNAIGQLSTLVISIDAPLRMLLDNEDAREFIPSKLLKKNDAGAYVNGIKMVAVLSGAIILIQSFVPGAAVVLKQLTKLNSVCMPLRYLWVFFAYIMLRKAGEKFNPEYKFVKNQGVAIFAGCWCFFVTAASCLLGMYVEGDLFNTFLNILTPIVLAALGVILPMIAKKEKANN, via the coding sequence ATGGATTCAAAAAAAATCAAGTGGTCTACACTTGCGTTTATGGCGTTTTCTACTGTATGGGGATTCGGAAACGTTTTAAACGGATTTATCTACTTTAACGGCATCCAGAGCATCTTTAGCTGGATTCTTATGTTTGCACTCTACTTCGTGCCATACGCACTTATGGTAGGTGAGCTTGGTTCAGCATTCAAGACATCAGGCGGAGGTGTCAGCTCATGGATTTTCGGAACAACTGGAGCAAAGGCAGCTTACTATGCTGGTTGGACATACTGGGCTTGCCACATTACTTACATCGCTTCTAAGTCATCAGGTGGCTTAAAGGCTCTTAGCTGGGCAATCTTCAGAAATGGTGAAACTTATGATAGCTTCCCAACACTTGCAGTTCAGCTTGTAACATTCGCTATTTTGATTTTATTCTGCTACGTAGCATCTCGTGGTCTTAACCCACTTAAGAAGCTTGCTACAATCGCAGGTACATCAATGTTTGTTATGTCTATTCTTTACATCATCATGATGTTTGCAGCACCTGCAATCAATCCTCATGCTGATTATGTATCAATGGAATTTACAAGACAGACACTTATTCCACAGTTTAATGTTAAGTACTTCACATCACTTTCAATCCTTGTATTTGCAGTAGGTGGATGTGAAAAGATTTCCCCATATGTTAACAAGGTAGAGAACCCTTCAAAGGGATTCCCTAAGGCTATGATTACACTTGCTATCATGGTTATGGTATGTGCTATTCTTGGTACTATCGCAATGGGAATGATGTTTGACCCAGCTGAGATCAATGCAAACTTTGATGCATACAATTCAAACGGTTCTTACTGGGCATTCCAGAAGCTTGGTCAGTACTATCATGTTGGAAATTCAATCATGATTATATATGCACTTTGCAATGCTATCGGTCAGCTTTCAACACTTGTTATTTCAATTGATGCTCCACTTCGTATGCTTCTTGATAATGAGGATGCTAGAGAGTTCATCCCATCTAAGCTTCTCAAGAAGAACGATGCAGGTGCTTATGTAAATGGTATCAAGATGGTTGCAGTTCTTTCAGGTGCCATCATCCTTATCCAGTCATTCGTTCCTGGTGCAGCAGTAGTTCTTAAGCAGCTTACAAAGCTTAACTCAGTATGTATGCCACTTCGTTACCTTTGGGTATTCTTCGCATACATCATGCTTCGTAAGGCTGGCGAGAAATTCAATCCTGAATACAAGTTTGTTAAGAATCAGGGCGTAGCTATCTTTGCAGGATGCTGGTGCTTCTTCGTAACAGCAGCTAGCTGCTTACTTGGTATGTATGTTGAGGGTGATTTATTCAACACATTCCTTAACATCCTTACACCAATTGTTCTTGCAGCACTTGGCGTAATCTTACCAATGATTGCAAAAAAAGAAAAAGCGAACAATTAA
- a CDS encoding sugar ABC transporter substrate-binding protein has product MRKKILSLVLLVSLCISGCGLSSSKGSSSGGGGVKILFTYSQEEGNAFRDTLAEGAQEYAESVGAVVECDYAENSLEKQIESIKSAQSNGYDAIMCIAEDASTARQLEAAAGDLPIIFCNNAPDDATLKEDKYIYCASDEGVAGQLQAEYILNMFSSKDEINVLLLKGLDGHSATVGRTKTLKEGLNASGKKINYVFEDFADFDTDTARQYVNFAVSKGIQFDIIVCNNDAMARGAIQACQDNNINLSDMPILGVDATQDGCQAIIDGEMVFTVYQPAAPQGAEAAKAAIELANGGSISDFDSISSDKLHLWVPFESVDASNAKDYL; this is encoded by the coding sequence ATGAGAAAGAAAATATTATCACTAGTTTTATTAGTATCATTATGTATCTCTGGTTGTGGATTATCTTCTTCAAAAGGCAGCTCATCTGGCGGTGGTGGTGTAAAAATACTGTTTACATATTCGCAGGAAGAAGGAAATGCATTTAGAGATACATTAGCTGAGGGGGCACAGGAATATGCAGAAAGTGTAGGTGCCGTAGTAGAGTGTGATTATGCAGAGAATTCTCTGGAGAAGCAGATAGAATCTATTAAGTCGGCCCAAAGCAATGGCTATGATGCAATAATGTGCATAGCAGAGGATGCATCTACCGCTAGACAATTAGAGGCGGCAGCAGGAGATTTACCTATCATTTTCTGTAATAATGCACCTGATGATGCCACTTTAAAAGAGGATAAATATATTTACTGTGCATCAGATGAAGGTGTTGCTGGACAGCTTCAGGCAGAGTATATATTAAATATGTTTTCATCAAAGGATGAAATCAATGTATTATTATTGAAGGGCCTTGATGGACATTCTGCAACAGTAGGAAGAACTAAAACATTAAAGGAAGGCCTTAATGCCAGTGGTAAAAAGATAAACTATGTATTTGAGGACTTTGCAGATTTTGATACAGATACTGCAAGACAATATGTAAACTTTGCAGTAAGCAAAGGCATACAATTTGACATAATAGTTTGCAATAATGATGCCATGGCAAGAGGTGCAATCCAAGCGTGCCAGGATAATAATATTAATCTTAGTGATATGCCAATTTTAGGTGTCGATGCAACACAGGATGGTTGTCAGGCTATTATAGACGGAGAGATGGTATTCACAGTATATCAGCCAGCAGCACCACAGGGAGCTGAGGCAGCAAAGGCGGCAATAGAACTTGCAAATGGCGGATCCATTAGTGACTTTGATTCGATTTCAAGCGATAAATTACATTTGTGGGTTCCATTTGAAAGCGTGGATGCCTCAAATGCAAAAGATTATTTATAA
- a CDS encoding ABC-F family ATP-binding cassette domain-containing protein, producing MSILNVEHLSHGFGDRAIFEDVSFRLLKGEHIGLVGANGEGKSTFMNIITGKLQPDEGKIEWSKKVRVGYLDQHTVLEKGMTIGSVLHSAFDFLYEMEQEMNDIYASLGDVTDDDEMNKRMKEAGTIADLLTMHDFYMIDSKVEEVARALGVLELGLDKDVTELSGGQRTKVLMAKLLLEKPDILLLDEPTNYLDVEHIEWLKRYLNDYENAFILISHDVPFLNSVINLIYHMDNKQLNRYVGDYDKFQEVYAMKQSQLQAAYNRQQKEIAELKDFVARNKANVATRNMAMSRQKKLDKMDVIELAAEKPKPEFYFKEARTPSRVIFSTKDLIIGYDKNEPLSKPLNLEMQRKQKIVLTGANGIGKTTLLKSILGLIPPLSGTVYQGEFLEIGYFEQEMDQHISTTCIEEIWNEFPSYNQNEVRSALAKCGLTTKHIESLCRVLSGGEQAKVRLCKLLNRETNLLLLDEPTNHLDVDAKDELKRALKEYNGSILMVCHEPEFYEGLATDVWDCSQWTTKTI from the coding sequence ATGAGTATTTTAAACGTTGAACATTTATCCCATGGGTTTGGAGATAGAGCTATTTTTGAAGATGTTTCCTTTAGATTATTAAAAGGCGAGCATATCGGTCTTGTTGGAGCGAACGGTGAAGGTAAGTCTACATTCATGAACATCATCACAGGAAAGCTTCAGCCTGATGAGGGAAAAATCGAATGGTCGAAGAAGGTTCGTGTTGGATATTTGGACCAGCATACAGTTCTTGAAAAGGGCATGACAATTGGAAGCGTACTTCACTCTGCTTTCGATTTCCTTTATGAGATGGAACAGGAGATGAATGATATCTACGCTAGCCTTGGTGATGTTACTGACGATGACGAAATGAATAAGCGCATGAAAGAGGCAGGAACTATCGCTGATCTTCTTACAATGCATGATTTTTACATGATTGATTCAAAGGTTGAAGAAGTAGCACGTGCACTTGGCGTATTAGAGCTTGGCCTGGATAAAGATGTTACGGAGCTTTCAGGCGGACAGCGTACAAAGGTACTTATGGCAAAGCTCCTTTTGGAGAAGCCTGATATCCTTCTTTTGGATGAGCCTACAAACTATTTGGATGTGGAACACATTGAGTGGCTTAAGAGATATTTGAATGACTATGAGAATGCGTTTATTCTTATCTCACACGATGTGCCATTCCTTAACTCAGTAATCAATCTTATTTACCATATGGATAACAAGCAGCTCAACAGATATGTTGGTGATTATGATAAGTTCCAGGAAGTTTATGCTATGAAGCAAAGTCAGCTTCAGGCAGCTTATAATCGTCAGCAAAAGGAAATAGCAGAGCTTAAGGATTTCGTTGCAAGAAATAAAGCAAATGTTGCCACAAGAAATATGGCTATGTCACGTCAGAAGAAGCTTGATAAGATGGACGTAATTGAGCTTGCAGCAGAAAAGCCAAAGCCAGAATTCTATTTCAAAGAGGCGAGAACACCTAGCCGTGTAATCTTCTCTACAAAGGATTTGATTATTGGTTATGACAAAAATGAGCCACTATCAAAGCCGCTGAATTTGGAAATGCAGCGCAAGCAAAAGATTGTACTTACTGGTGCAAATGGTATTGGAAAGACTACTCTCTTAAAAAGTATTCTTGGTCTTATTCCACCTCTCTCAGGAACAGTTTATCAGGGAGAGTTTTTGGAAATCGGATATTTTGAGCAGGAGATGGATCAGCATATTTCAACAACATGTATTGAGGAAATATGGAATGAATTCCCATCTTACAATCAAAATGAAGTTCGTTCTGCATTGGCAAAATGCGGCCTTACAACAAAGCATATTGAAAGCTTGTGTAGAGTGCTTTCCGGAGGAGAGCAGGCAAAGGTTCGTCTTTGCAAACTGTTAAATCGTGAGACAAATCTTCTTCTTTTGGACGAGCCTACAAACCATTTGGATGTGGATGCCAAGGATGAGTTAAAGCGTGCCCTGAAGGAATACAATGGAAGTATCCTTATGGTATGTCACGAGCCAGAGTTTTACGAAGGTCTTGCTACAGACGTTTGGGATTGCAGTCAGTGGACTACAAAAACTATATAA
- a CDS encoding ATP-dependent helicase → MQEKDFFEKYISRLNSQQQEAVQTVEGPVLLLAVPGSGKTTVLVNRLGYMIYCKDIAPENILTLTYTVAATKDMSERFVSIFGPELADRLEFRTINGICAKIIAYYGRMIGKDPFELCTDEKFTGQLLTNIYVNVVGEYPTDSDIKGVRTLITYCKNMYLSDEEIKKLGKDEGIDLIKIYKTYNNELKQRNMMDYDDQMMYAYRMLKSSSVVLNHFQEIYKYICVDEAQDTSKIQHMIIALLAGAKGNLFMVGDEDQSIYGFRAAYPDALLNFENQHPGAKVLVMDKNYRSNARIVEAADIFIQHNKDRHKKHICATKAASTDIEFVKLGREKQYSYLLSLAKDVNRKTAVLYRDNESVLPLVDLLEREGVPYNIKNADMAFFTNRVVIDIVNMLRFAFVPMDEEIFMKIYFKFQTYLSKKDAIEMCQLAERNHSGILDAAELINLNGHVLGNCRSLRTHFKNMASENPYKAINRIEKFMGYGEYLISNNIDNNKVFILKMLAKQEKDIPSFLNRLNELRMLLQEKQYTPGAKFILSTIHSSKGLEYENVILIDAINGVFPNKVIRSNSRATVQDKKNFEEERRIFYVGITRAKEKLTIFKYTDKQSVFINELRPQKEETIKAEVKAPAGSYTAATSSYLSRMRKQS, encoded by the coding sequence ATGCAGGAAAAAGATTTTTTTGAAAAGTACATATCAAGGCTGAATTCACAGCAACAGGAAGCAGTGCAGACCGTAGAAGGCCCTGTGCTGCTTCTTGCTGTGCCAGGAAGTGGAAAGACCACAGTTCTGGTAAATAGATTGGGATATATGATTTATTGCAAGGACATTGCACCGGAAAATATCTTAACACTTACTTACACGGTGGCAGCCACAAAGGATATGTCTGAAAGATTCGTTAGTATATTTGGACCGGAGCTTGCTGACCGATTGGAGTTTAGAACCATCAATGGCATATGTGCAAAGATAATTGCATATTATGGTCGAATGATTGGAAAAGACCCATTTGAATTGTGCACAGATGAAAAGTTTACAGGGCAGCTACTGACAAACATATATGTAAACGTTGTGGGAGAATATCCAACAGACAGTGATATCAAAGGAGTTAGAACCCTTATCACATATTGTAAAAATATGTACCTTTCTGATGAGGAGATTAAGAAGCTTGGCAAGGATGAGGGCATCGATTTAATAAAGATTTATAAGACCTACAATAATGAACTTAAGCAGCGCAATATGATGGACTATGATGACCAGATGATGTACGCCTATAGAATGCTTAAAAGCTCGTCAGTGGTTCTTAATCATTTTCAGGAAATCTACAAGTATATATGCGTAGATGAGGCTCAGGATACATCCAAAATCCAGCATATGATTATTGCTCTTTTGGCAGGCGCTAAGGGCAATCTTTTCATGGTAGGTGATGAGGATCAAAGTATCTATGGATTTAGAGCAGCCTATCCTGATGCCTTGCTCAATTTTGAAAATCAGCATCCAGGCGCAAAGGTCCTTGTGATGGATAAAAATTATCGTTCGAATGCAAGAATCGTAGAGGCTGCTGACATATTTATCCAGCACAACAAAGACAGACATAAAAAGCATATCTGTGCTACAAAAGCAGCATCAACAGATATTGAGTTTGTAAAGCTTGGACGTGAGAAGCAGTATTCATATCTGCTAAGCTTGGCAAAAGATGTAAATAGAAAGACTGCTGTTTTATATAGAGATAATGAAAGCGTTTTGCCACTAGTAGACCTGTTGGAAAGGGAAGGCGTGCCATACAACATTAAAAATGCAGATATGGCCTTCTTCACAAACAGAGTGGTTATAGACATAGTGAACATGCTTCGCTTTGCATTTGTACCGATGGATGAAGAAATATTTATGAAGATTTATTTCAAATTCCAGACATACCTGAGCAAGAAGGATGCAATTGAAATGTGTCAGCTTGCAGAGAGAAATCACTCAGGAATACTTGATGCAGCAGAGCTTATAAATCTTAATGGACATGTGCTTGGAAATTGCAGATCTCTCAGGACTCATTTTAAGAACATGGCCAGTGAGAACCCATACAAGGCCATAAATAGAATAGAAAAGTTTATGGGTTACGGGGAATATCTCATTTCAAACAATATAGATAACAACAAAGTCTTTATATTAAAGATGCTAGCAAAGCAGGAAAAGGATATTCCATCATTCTTAAACAGGTTGAATGAACTTAGAATGCTACTGCAGGAAAAGCAATATACTCCTGGGGCAAAATTTATTCTTTCCACCATTCATTCAAGCAAAGGATTGGAATATGAGAATGTCATTTTAATAGATGCAATAAACGGAGTATTTCCTAATAAGGTCATTAGGTCAAACTCTAGGGCAACAGTTCAAGACAAGAAAAATTTTGAAGAAGAACGTAGAATCTTTTATGTAGGAATAACAAGAGCAAAAGAGAAGCTTACAATCTTCAAATATACTGACAAGCAATCAGTATTTATAAATGAGCTGAGGCCACAAAAAGAAGAAACAATAAAGGCAGAGGTAAAAGCGCCAGCAGGTTCTTATACGGCAGCCACCTCATCATATTTAAGTAGAATGCGTAAACAGAGTTAG